The Oncorhynchus mykiss isolate Arlee chromosome 5, USDA_OmykA_1.1, whole genome shotgun sequence DNA window CCTGTAAAGTTGTGGTGGCTCTGTTACTGTGTAGTCCTGTAAAGTTGTGGTGGCTCTGTTACTGTGTAGTCCTGTAAAGTTGTGGTGGCTCTGTTACTGTGTAGTCCTGTAAAGTTGTGGTGGCTCTGTTACTGTGTAGTCCTGTAAAGTTGTGGTGGCTCTGTTACTGTGTAGTCCTGTAAAGTTGTGGTGGCTCTGTTACTGTGGCTCTGTTACTGTGTAGTCCTGTAAAGTTGTGGTGGCTCTGTTACTGTGTAGTCCTGTAAAGTTGTGGTGGCACTATAAGAACacacattaccataatgcagtgGATGGAGTGAAGGTCTCCAACTGAGCTCCACTGTACGCCAACTGCTGTGAGACGAGCAACCGCGACACGTACTTATTATTCCACATTGACTTTAAAATGAGCTACCATTGTGCATTTAGCAGCCTGGATGTTATTTATGGTCCACACATAGTGGGAGGGTGATTGGTTGAAATCCGAGGTTTAGTCAGAGGTAGCTACACGATGACTAAAGTCCAGCACATGAGAGCACtacaatccaggtgtgtgtgttttttggtaTCTGTTTACGTTCACATGAGTGACCTTGTGAACAATGGGGAATGGAGTGATTGTGCACCAGAGGTGTTCACTGAAACAAAGGAAACAGTCATTTGGAAGCAGCTGGGAATGGGAGCTATGTTCAAGCAGAGCTTTAGAGTGATTAAAACAGCCTCCTCTATTACTTCCAGAGTTAGTGGACCACTGCTGTGTGGATAACAACTAAGGACAGCCGCTCATGTTTTGAGAAGGAATCTTCTTACCCTGGAATGACCCCCATCACTGAGTACATGTATTTATTAGACTATGTCATGGTCTTTTTGCAGTATTTCTCCATTCATTTTCCTATTGCCATTAAAGGGGATTCCAAGTGAGTAGTTTGTTGTGGCAAATGCTGAAACTGTTCTCCACCGAGGGACAGCCACTGTCAGGGTTCTCCGGGGCTGTCATTGTCTCATTTAGGGTGCATCCAAGGAGGGAGTTGCACAGTGAGTAAACAGACACCTGGGAGGCATCTCTGGGCTCGTCAGACACATGCCAACTAAACCAGACAGTTGGCAAGCCAAAATGAGCTGCAAATAGCAGCTGCTACTGCATAATTGGAACAAATAGAAGTCAGAGAAGCAGAAAATAGGATGAAACAACAAGAGGTGCCTCGGCTCCATTGGTGGCGGTCCTTTAGCTGACAGGCTGGGGGAGGTGTGTTACAGCATGTACCTGGTCAGGGTTTTTTATGCTTGTGTAACTAACTGCTGTATGCTGTGGGTGCAGTGTTGCTATGGACTGCTGAGCCAGAACCGGAGTAATCAGATGAGAGCTGGAGTGGGGAGGCTCACGTGGAGACACAGCGTCTACCAGGGATTAAAAAACAGGAATCTTGATTGAAGTTCCACTAGTCTCCCTCCGCAAGCGGGATATaaaggggcgagagagagagggagagaccgagagagaccgagagagagcgagagacagagagagatagtgacagagggagaaagagagagagagagagtgacagagggagaaagagagaggtggagagggaggtacagcagtgagagagagtgggaggaagaaagagagccAGCGcagtgcaggggggggggggggaatgagtgagagagagggagagagggggagagacaggaagcGTGCCACAGCAACTGAGCCAGAGATGCAGGGAGGGAAAGCGAGTGAGAGGCAGACACAGGCTTGAACAGGAAAAGAGAGCAAGTGGGTGGGGGTCTAAGAAGAAATAAGCggaatacatttttgggggggagaaagagggagagagagaagtcaatGAGAAAAACATTCCATGTGAATGGCAAGGGCGGGAAGCTGGAGGAAAAGCTCATTCTTTAAGGAGTCTTCCTCTGTGACTGCTTGCTGGACTGCTTCTATCATGTTCTCAGACACCAGAGTGCCTGGGGAGCACAGAGGCTTTCAACACAGCAACCCTCATCTCAACCTCTGGCTTCACAATGGACTCAGGGCCCACCACAGTGAAATGGGACTCAATGGGCAGTGCAGGCGGGCTGACGCCAACCTTACCTATCCCAACAGAGTCAAGAAGGTAGGCTTTACATCACAAGAGGTGATGAACAACATACATGGGAAGGAAAGGACGGGTCCCCATTTGAATGAACTGTGCCTGGAGGCTAGGAGGCTGCGCTTCGGCTTGTGGGAGCATCGTGTGCAGCCAGATTTGAGAAGCCAAGAGGGCAGCCCTTCCAGGTGGAGCCATGGCCAGTCTCCAGCACCAGGCCTGAGACACAGGGCATCTGTCAGGGACTACTACACAGAACGCTCCTTTGTTGGGAACGCCCGCCAGTCTTTACTACACCCTTCAGTCAGGAAGTACGTGAAGGCCCCCGCCCTCGCTCAGCCAACACAGTTCAAAGGTCAAGACGGCTGTAAAGTGCCTGTTTGTTTGGAGGACCAGCTTTGGGGCTATTCCAGACAGACTTGTCAGAGAGACCTTCATACATCCAGCTGGGTGGATTCAGCTACAGCCACACAGGGCTTACCAAGACACCAGAGTTTCAGTTCCACCTTGAGATCCAACAAAAATAATGTCCGAAACAGTCAGAGAGACTTGACTAGACCAGTAAGCGGACCAGAGACCAAACTACACCAGCAAGACTTGACAAGACCTGTGGAGGGTTACAATGGACCCAGCTCTCTGCATGTCATCTTCTCCACAGAGGTTCCTCAGAGAGATATGGGAGGTCCCACTCTCAGACCCCAGCAGAGTCCCAGTAAGCCATGTCCCGCCTTAGAAGACATCGAAACCAGGCCCCCCAGAGGTGACCAGGCCTCCAGGAGTGGGTCAAGCCTGACTGGGTCAAAGAAGCACCAGAAGGTTGTCCGGGATCAGATCCGGAGAGTGGTGGAGAACTTGGATGAGGTTCTAGGAGGCCTGAAGGACATCCATCAGGAGATGAAGGAGGTAAAGACATTTCTGTTTGCCTATAAGTTACAGCTATGGTCTGTCTTTGATAGAAGGATTTTAAATTGTTTCTGAGGGAGAGCGAGATCCTGGTATtgtcatatagcctacatatatcACAGCTAGGATCTTTTGATGTTCCTTTGATATTCGTATAAACAGATTATCATGCTATTTCAAGTCCTGAAGGGACTGCGAAGAGTAGTTGTACCGTGGGCTATTTTTGCACATCCCAGAAAGAGCATAATCCCAGTCCCTACTTTGTTACATTTACAATCATTAAAAAGAGGCGCCTACATTGATATACACTGTAATACTAGCACTCAGAATCACTGCTTGCAAAGTGTCTATCCACCACAGTGTGACAGTCTTTCTATGAAACAGCACAGAAGTGAAGATTTCACTGAATTTTTAAAGGTGGGAAGTGGCGTTCGCTATGCTCCATTTACCTAATGTATGCAATGGTTGAAAGTGATGCTCAACAGCGGCACCGTCTCCTCTCCAGTCCTTCCACCACCAGATGTTGACAGGGGAGCAGCTGGAACCATGCTTTTAATCCATTTATTCAAACGCCTGAACCTTGACCCTCATCCTGTAAAAGTGACACGTAAATCGTCCCCTCGCAGTATCTGGCTGCATCTGAAAGCCCAGCATCAGCGCAGCCGGAGAGCGAGGGTATTGCAAACGTTAGAAAGTTGAATAAATATGTAGAGAAACATCCAGCGACGCTGTTGCAGTCTGGCCAGGGAAAATCTCTTCTCAGACCAGGTCAGGGACCTGAAGGAAGACGCCAGAGAACTTGAATAGTTAAGTGAGAAAAAACAATTAGTCTAGCAACAACACGAGCACACAGATCAAACGTTTTCTCCAGTCTCATTTTCTCCCCGTCTCTCCAGCCTTATCTCTGACCATGTAGCCTAATCCCTCTCACAGGTGGTGCAGCAGATTGAGCTGCTGACCTCGTCCATTGACCTGAGTGAAGAGGCCAGCCCCAGCCTGCCCGGCGACAGCAGCTCCAGTGGAGTGGCGAAGGGCAGCAGCCACCAGAGGCTCAGGGGTGAGGAGGCCAGGCAGGGGGAGGCAGCTCTGTCTTCCCCCATCAGGACTAACTCACTCCAGCCTCACAACCCTGCCTCCAGCCTGGTCTGCCTCCCCCACCAACCTGCTCCCAGTCCTCATAGGAGTAGCCCTGTTCGCCCTCCCACCCCTGCTCTTCCCCCCCTCAGTACCAACCCACCTCACCCCAACACCGCTGCTCCCTCAGTCAAGAGTCAGCATTACCCACACAACCCTGCTTCCTCCCCCAAAAAGAGCAGTCTACATTACCCCCTCAACCCTACTCTCTTTCACAACCTTGGGCTTTCCCCCCAAAAAAGTAGTCCCCCTCACCCATCTGCCCTTGGTCTTTCTGTCACCATAGCGAACCAAGCGGGGCCACCCATTGTGGAGCCTCTCCCTGTCAGACCACCCAGAGACCCTGAGACCAGGGTGGAGGGGCTGAGGCCAACATCTGCTAAATCACTGGGGCTGACCCAGGGCCAGATGGCCCCTCACGGCCCAGGGAGAGTTCCAGGGACCAGGGGCCGCAAGCCTCCTCCTTACCCGCACAATGGACACTTTGATCGGGTGAGTAAAGGAAAGGATCCCAGGAAGGCTCCCCCATACACTGTGAAAAGAAGACTGCTCTCGACAACGGTGTGAGGGAGGCCGTCAGATGGATGGAGCCACAGCCAGAGTTGCAGGAGTAGAGGGTGATTTAAGGCTCGCCATATTGAGCAGAGACCAAAATCCCAAGGCGACGGGAGGCATCTCGGGGTGAGTATATGTCAGCAAAGCCATGCTGCGTTTGTGCTGACACTGTGTCCCCCTTTCTTGGCTCGGATCTCATCTTAATAGGAGGGTAAGAGACGGAAACAGCTGGCTCCACTGCACTTGCAACGACTAGGGCCCGATGCAGATGCTCACATTGCAGGATATTGACAGGGCCTAATAGGAAGTGAGGTCTCTTTGGCGTCACGTGTCTCTTGGCTGACTTGGTTACCCTGTGCTTGGATGTGTGTCAGggggagacggggacagagacaggggggcAGCTGATCATTAGTCCTACCCTTCAAAGGGCCCGTGGTGACGCAATTTCTACTGCCTCTAGCCTGACGCAATTTCTACTGCCTCTAGCCTGACGCAATTTCTACTGCCTCTAGCCtgacacacccctcctcccccccacaAGCGCCATCTGTTCCCTGTAAATGTCAGTCAGGAGATACAGGGAAATGCAGGCCAAACTGTCTGAGATCATTTACGTGAGACATCATGACTCACTCATTGGGTCGTATCATCGTGTCTGTAGTTCAGAAGCAATCTAAACGTATCCCAGTTGTAACGTCATTGAATGTTGTAGATCAATGTTTCAATTTGATGCCCTCTTGTGGACAAGACATGTACTTCCGCAGATGCTTTTGGACTGGAAACATCATTCTAATCAGGGATCTTAGGAATACATGCCAATGCAATTTTAAACAATGTTGGCTCTGGCTATGTTTTTTGATGCTTAAATAGACACGGGAaagtaaacagtttgagtagtaacAGATGGACAATACTAATGACGTGTTTATAGTTTGGTTTGAGATGGAATGCAACTCAACCAACAGAACCATTGGCAGATAAAGGAGCCATTGTAGTGGAGGGAAAACCATGTATTGCCAAGACTGATGTGCACGTGCATACATTTGTAATGTCCAAAAACGTTAAGCATTTTGAATTACTTTACGTAATAGCTCCATTCTTATGTGGAACATTCTAGTTACACTGGATATAATGCTATGGAACCTGCTGAACTGGAAAACAAGAGCATGAGATCAGCACTCAACTTTTCTGAAAGTAATCCAAGCTGACAACCGTCACACAGCAGGGACTTTCTGATCAAGCACAGCTCTGTCAAAACAAAACAGGAGAACAAACATTTCACATTCCCAGACATGTCTTTTATTGGAGCATACATTACACATTGTGAATCAGAACACAGAGTAGAAAAgactatttttaaaaaatgtaactttCTGTCTCTCGATGCCTGTCAGCGCCTTGTGGCATTTCCTGTTGGGACCCCAGGGACTCTCGCTGGCGAGGAAGGGGGACTCCACTATCAACACAAAGGTCCTCCTCTGGACAGAGGGATAAACCTGGATGGATATGGTACGTGCTGCTAGCTAACCGTCCCATAAATCAAGGCAAGACAGTACATCTCTAATCCTGGTGGGCCAAATTAGTGTCTGTTCTAAAGCTCAACCTAACTTCATTAAGACTGTTGGTAGGAGTAAAACGTCATCAACCGCATTGACTGACGATTGGTTGGTTGAATCAGGTGCTCCATACAGATCAAAAACACAGAATCTGGGTTCCCtgctctactctgtctgggttaacCATTTACTTCCAGAGAGAAGCAGCTGGTTGGAAAAACCATAATTGTGTGCACGATGAAGACAATAGACTACTCACATTTCCCTGGCTTAGAGGATTTCTAAGTCTTATGCTGAGACTACATCTTTCTAAACCTGCCAAGATCAGACATCCCCACATACATTCTCAAACAGTAAAGCCATATTCCTAAAAGAAactcccccaaaaatatatttattgaaCAGTAAAGTTGTAGACCACCAAGCTGATAGGCTGTCCTTTTGTTTAAATGCCATCCATTTGCCACTGTCATGGACAGTAGAGCACATTGCCTGCCTTGAGAGCTTGCCAGGATCTCACGATTGGACAATAGTCATTCAGATTTCCAGCCAATTAGAGCTCATCGTGTCGTGTCCGGGCAATAATGGTCAGTTTGGAGAGTTCAGCGCGGAACTTCCCGTCTTTGTGGGTCACTGAAAGGGCGACAGGAGAGGAAATGAGTTACCGCATCATCAAAACACAAGTACAACGTCCATTCAAAAACAACATTCAGTAGATTGTTGTAATAAATTGTAGATGAAATCTTCAGTTTGGAAAATCATAGCTATGATGGTAGAACTTTAGATCCATCATCAATTCCATCCACTTTTGTAGCAGTTTGAGCTGCTGTGATAGACAGATGGTGTAGTAGATCAGCAGTAAGCAGACTAGTCATCTCACCTGTAGAATCTCCCACAGTGAATTCATCTTCCCTCAAAGTCACATCCCTCTGTCCTCCCGCTGCAGTCTGGGACTGTGGAGAGgatgacagggagagatgagagcagGGGATTGATGAGAAAATAAATGACAAACAAGGGAATGGGAGGGTgaatggggaaaaaaaaaaagtcatcATGGCAGAGGCAAGGAGAGACGAGGTTGAGGAGTTAATCTGCTTCTCAGTAGCACTGGTTATTTTCATCGCAACGTTTAGTGAGTcattttctgtctgtcttttcccAGGGGACAGTGACggcaggaggagaggatgaaCAGTGCTGTTCTGATGACAGCGCCTGTCTGGGGCTTTGTCCTTGCGAGGGAGGCTGTTCAACGAGAGCCCTGTGGTCGAGCGGTGTGTGTGCTGCGATGTACAAAGCCTCCTCCTGTCAGATTCCTCAGAACAGTTTCAGAACAGTGTTTCCTGGAATGGAgttttgggaaccactggtggGTTGCCATTGATTTGTGTGGAGTTGTGGCGAGAAACTGGGTCGTGACTACAATCATTGGTCTAGTTTACTTAGTAAATCAGAGGGAGATATCAGAAGTTGACGGTGGGTGGGCCGCAGCACAAACAGGGTTTGGGAATCACTGCCTTAGAACTCTGTGTGCAACATACATGTGATACGACTAATCTGAGACTGTTGcctgaactctgaagcattcACTTTGGAGAAGAACACATTGTTAGATCTGAATGCTACATGCATTCTCTGactgcaatatatatatatagttctcTCAAATTCACCCCCCCTACAGAGCACTTAACGGGAGACAGGGGCACATTCCCCCTCAGATTTGTTCTGtttaaatcaaattaaaaaaaacttttgttacatgtgttgtttctctgtaatactactagccacctaTGAATTGTATAAAGTAGGCTTTGCCCAGATATTCCCAACCTCGTAACTAGCTACCAAAAAGCCATTTCAGGCAATCAATCAAGTTAGTCGCTAGCTTGTCTATTTTAGCTGGGATGCCTGCTGGCAAtattggtagactttagaaaagcaagcaattatTAAACATACTGAATACGACATTTCTTTCAATTTGACTCTtcactccagcattttggatttgagaaaaAGTTGGCGTGACAGTGCATAacgtcaccttttatttgagggtattttcatatacatgttttaccgtttagaaatgaaagcactccccccccccccccacttgaaGGTATCAATTATTTTGACTAATTTGCTTAGTGTATTACATTTAGTCAAATGTAAtacttggtcccatattcctagcacgcaatgactacatcaggcttgtgactctacaaacttgctggatgcatttgcagtttgttttggttgcgtTTCAGATACTTTTGTGCCCAAAataaatggtaaataatgtatcaCTTTTATCGTAAACTAGAATGTTtttgaacacttctacattaatgtggatgctaccatgattactgaTTTAATAGGCCTACACTAAGGGCTCCTTTTTAACAAACCAAATGCAACGTAAACCTTAACGACAGGGCTATAAAATGTAGCTATTTTCCCTGGAGGAATTATGAGTTCAATGAAAAGGCTGGGTTTTGAtggcttaaagggatactttggaattttggcaatgaggccctgtAAATACAGTACTTCCCCAGTCAGATGAAGTCGTGGATACCATCtttatgtcactgtgtccagtatgaaggaagttactAGTGTTGTGAGCCAATGCCAaatagcgttagcgcaatgacttgaAGGAAATTTATGGGCAACTTGCCGTTGTCGCAAATTCTGTTATTGGTGTCTTCGTGCTGTCAACCAACTCCAAATCAGCTGGGGGCACGGAAAATTATCTTTCTAGTCCATTGTGGATTGATACAGTTTATTAAAGTACTCCTTAAGTAGTTTTTTCGgggtatttatattttttacttctaccttcctaaagaaaattatgtactttttctccatacatttccccttacactcaaaagtacttgttactGTTTTttatgcttaacaggacaggaaaatggtccaattcgcacactggtcatccctcctgcctctgatctggcggactgaCTAAACTAACATGCTTCGTTTAATTAAatgtgttggagcgtgcccctggctaaccatatattaaaataataaaaacatggtgccatctgctttgcttaataaaaataattttaaatattTATACTTTCacattttgatacttaagtgtatttaaaaccaaaatacttctagtattttattgggtgacttCCATTTGAgtcttttttttaaggtattctTACTTTcagtcaagtatgacaattgggtacttgtTCCACCACTGCATTATGGAAATATAGCCTACATGGAGTTTTTTTTGCACATCCAAAATAATAAGCTGGCTAAGATAAATGTACAATTACATACAGATACAGTAAAAAGGAAACTCCCATACTTGATATTTTAATTAAGCTTCGGTGATTAAGATATATTTCAAAGCAGTCTCATGAGTCAAACCCTTTGTGTTGGCTACTTGGTGTACGCATTGGGCACAACCCCCACCCCCGAAAAAAGGGGAGGATGTTTTTTTATCAAATTAAATAGGGGAAAAAACATGAGGTTCATGTGCACTTAAACCTATCTTGTTCGATGTGCACTTAAACCTATCTTGTTCGATGTGCATGTGGGGAATGTTCGTCACGGCTGGATAGGCTGCGCTTCCGCTGTCAAAATCCATGCCATAACCATGTGTGTTACCAGCTTAGGGTTGGTCTTAAAATATCCCCACCAGCGCTGCCTGAAATTGGCATGTTAAGGACACACCTCAGATATGGCCACCCCTCCCATCTCTGTGCAAGCGAGCTCAGGTAAATTACCAATCCTGGCGCTAGGGTTTGAAAACAGAAGAGTGCCAACAGGTCGGAATTGCAAACAAGTGCGTTTGAAAATTGGGCTGGCTTGACGCCAGCTGAAAATAGTTCTAAATTAACGACAACTTTTAAgatggggggactagatacataaagtactttcatctctaaaCGGTAAaacatatgtatgaaaataccctcaaataaacgGTGATATTCTGTACTGTCACCCCATATAAAACCTTTGATCTCagatccaaaatgctggagtatagagacaaatTAAAGGTTTTAGCCTCACTGTCCAAATAAacacatacctacagtatgtgacttGCCATAAATCTCTACCCATATAAAACTCTATACTAGCTTTGCCAGTAAATCAGGATGAAGTCAGACAACGTGTTGGTACACACTGGAAACTCAGAAGAAATGTTTCCATGGGGATGTGCAGTTTTACCTCTTATCACAGATAGAAAATAGTGCACTTGAACCAGGAGACCAGAAGGGAAGACAAGTCAATGCTACAGCAACGATATGCTGATATTGGACATATGTTATCTTCTTTATACGACAAAACATGTTCGCAATGTTTCTGCTCCAATGCATTATTATGTAGAGATACAGATAGGATAGCAAATTAGATTACCCATCTGTATGTTGGATACTTACATATGCGTTGGCATATTCAATCTTGGCTCCTTTCAGCTCTGCCTTGAACTGAGTGAAAAACAGGTAGGACTTCCCCTGGGGTCTGTCAACAAAAAGGAAGAAATCAAAATGAAGACTGATTAAAATCACTACAGAAGTCTGATTCCGCTATTAGGTATTTATTAGGCAAAGCCAAGACGACAAACTGGAACATCTCGGGTGAATAACCACCATGCGGCACTTGAATGAGTAAGTCATTCAGTGTACATGGATCTCTGCATCCTAACGTCCGTTGTTCAGAGTGTAAGCTCAGACTGATTTACAGCTTACCTCCACACTGAGCAGGAGAACAGGCCGTCATCATCGCTTAGGCCCACACTCATCAGCCATTGCTGTTAAAACAACATGAATAGATGTTATTAGAATATCAAGATTTTGATAACGTATTCTTTAGATATGCGAGTAGTATGACAAAGGTTGAAATGTACTTTCTGATGATCTACTTTAGAATTGAGTTTTACACTTCACACTAGAAAGCTATTAATCCGTTTATAGCAGGTAGCCTGTTTCAACGCTAGACTAGGTTGAAATAACCTCGACTTTGATTAGGATACAACTTACCTCATTGGTTCCCCCTTGTGATGCATAAGTGAATGAACATTCATATTCTCTCTGTAAAAGTAGTAGGAATTGTAGAAATTAATGACATTTTTCTTGTTGGTTAAACGGAGCCAGGAATTAACATAATTAATAGACAAGACAAATGTGTTTGAAAGTCAAATTACAGCTACTGTAGCTGATTAGCTCATTATTTCAAAGATCTGCAATTTGTAATAAAATAGTGGCACTTGATTTTCAAATGCATAGGCTACCattgtatatttaagcaataaggtccgaggggggtgtggtatatggccaatacaactcggctaagggctgttcttgggcacaacgcaacacggagtgcctggatacagtggctatataccacaaacccctgaggagcactattgctattataaagaggttaccaacgtaattagaataAACAAGTTGTTTTGCATCATACTCCTGGTATATTGTCTCATGGTGCttttaagacaactgggaaattgagagaaaaaaaactagGTCATAACATGATGCCAGTCGtcagaaagtcggagctctagaaagatgccagtttccgacttggaattccaagttggatgatgGTTCAAAACtatttcccagtcggagctcgttttttcccAAGCTCCCAGTTGTCTAACgcactgaagtcagaagtttccTAGTTTTTTCTTCTTTTCCCCCTAGTATTTcctagttcccagttgttttgaacttgGCATCATTTACCACAACATTCAACCAATCAACATCCAGGAGCCAAACTACCCAGGTTAAAATGAAGTAATAAGacatgaggaggtgtggtatatggccatataccacaaacctctgaggtgccttattgctattataaaaacAGGTTACcgacgtaattagaacagtacaaattatttgtatatacagtacctaggctttcagccaatcagcattcagggctcgaaccacccagtttataattgtgaTTGAACATAAAACattagctgtgttcgaatacccatactaacatactgtatacttaatgagtatatacactacatgcTATTAGTTCATTTGTAAACAAACgatatcctttcagttgagtgtaCTAGCACTTCACCTGTCTACCGGGAGtggatgctgttgctatgcagcTTGCTTGTTAGACATCTTACTACTTCATTAACAACGACTAGACcacttagctaagctaagaatgacatGTACAATCAAGTCAATAAGCTTatggtagttagttagatagttaatatactggcaagtccgatgtattagtagccaactagtGTTAGgacggtagctagctaacataccggtacatacaaGTAattgctgtaatgatatgctatgcagTTCGTAAGGCTAGCgaagctaacaaattgtcagacAACATAACTTCTTTGAAAAggcattactttattacattgcctTGACATTtatcataattagttaaagcaattcATTTGTATCCGCTTTCGTCAGACTTTGGCTGCATATTTTCaaacattttcttcaaatctgaaaagaTTGTGAAGCCACGGAAAGTGTCCAAAAGCTCAGAAAAGCATAGAAAGGgtccactgcttgtatacttCGCATTTTGGCGAATGTAGTACGATATCCAGGAACTTCagacatactaactatatccatactacttttaaaaaattaaaaaagactCAATTTCTGCTGATGCCAACTTCTAGAAGTCACAGTGGGGC harbors:
- the LOC110524192 gene encoding myeloid-derived growth factor, with the protein product MAIINNLHFLALLFVTLTVASASADDQTKTVEFNVKPGGEVHTFSEKMREYECSFTYASQGGTNEQWLMSVGLSDDDGLFSCSVWRPQGKSYLFFTQFKAELKGAKIEYANAYSQTAAGGQRDVTLREDEFTVGDSTVTHKDGKFRAELSKLTIIARTRHDEL
- the LOC110524191 gene encoding uncharacterized protein LOC110524191, with protein sequence MARAGSWRKSSFFKESSSVTACWTASIMFSDTRVPGEHRGFQHSNPHLNLWLHNGLRAHHSEMGLNGQCRRADANLTYPNRVKKVGFTSQEVMNNIHGKERTGPHLNELCLEARRLRFGLWEHRVQPDLRSQEGSPSRWSHGQSPAPGLRHRASVRDYYTERSFVGNARQSLLHPSVRKYVKAPALAQPTQFKGQDGCKVPVCLEDQLWGYSRQTCQRDLHTSSWVDSATATQGLPRHQSFSSTLRSNKNNVRNSQRDLTRPVSGPETKLHQQDLTRPVEGYNGPSSLHVIFSTEVPQRDMGGPTLRPQQSPSKPCPALEDIETRPPRGDQASRSGSSLTGSKKHQKVVRDQIRRVVENLDEVLGGLKDIHQEMKEVVQQIELLTSSIDLSEEASPSLPGDSSSSGVAKGSSHQRLRGEEARQGEAALSSPIRTNSLQPHNPASSLVCLPHQPAPSPHRSSPVRPPTPALPPLSTNPPHPNTAAPSVKSQHYPHNPASSPKKSSLHYPLNPTLFHNLGLSPQKSSPPHPSALGLSVTIANQAGPPIVEPLPVRPPRDPETRVEGLRPTSAKSLGLTQGQMAPHGPGRVPGTRGRKPPPYPHNGHFDRVSKGKDPRKAPPYTVKRRLLSTTV